The DNA region GGTCTGCTATAGATCGGCATGTCcccttcatcaccttcaGAGAGACATTCAATGAGACCTCTACAAGTGCATCAGACATTCAATGAGAACTCTGCAAGTGCATcaacgaagaagacgtcACTTACTCGCACTCGCAAAGCAACTCTGTACAGTATAAGTCCAAGTTCAAGTCACTGGGGTCCCTGTGGTCGTGCGTCCGACAGTATAATCAGCGCTTCAGCCGCCAACGGAATATACAACTATCTTACGTCCCAAAAGGTTGTTCAATCATTGCAGCTATACCCTCGACGCCCATGAATGTCATGCTGATGCAAAACATGATGAATACCATCTTCCAGCCCATTGCATCCACAAGGGTAAatggaaggatgaaaaggtaAAGAGAAACAACTTGTTTGAGATGGACGCAAAAGACGTATGGTAGTGGAGTCTGGACGCTGTCATTGGTCAAATTATCAGTATGATCATGGAAGACAGTAACTAATAGTATAATTGCTTACATTCGCTCCATAGAGCCAAGCTGATCTATCATGGACGACACAGCCGCTTGTAGGGAGTTCAGACCCTGCTCGCAAAAATGGTCGGCAGGCGGAAATGTGAGAAGGACCCAATTGACAGTATAAAACTACTCACAGCAGGGCCACCAGTCTCCAAGCAGCCCATTCTTCTAAATTTGAATATGGAGCGACTAATTTCGTGTGCTCTGACGATCCAGACCATCAGCTACTATCAGCTGAGTGGCACAGCGTAACCATACATAATAAGGGGAAGCCCCAATTGAACCATTTTTCCGAGGCCTATCTCCGCTCCTCCTGGTTCCCCAAGTGATATTAATGGACCGGATTTTACACGCGTTTTGATCATTGGCGTACGTTCATCCACTTTACCATTTTCCTCTCGATTGCCTGAAAACAAGCCAGACCTCTTTCCATTGGCATCATGGTCAGCCACGATTATTCTTATAGCCGTGGGCCGTCTTTTCAGACCTGTTCCTACGCAAGGCCCTTCTTTTAATGCTGCAGAGACTCGGCCATGCGAAGAACTGTTATTCGCAGTTCTCCACCGATTAGAAGATCCGGACTGGCCAGGTGCCACGATGGGCGATGAAGAGACCAGACCTAGAGAAGTTTCTTCGTCAATTTCGTGGTCGTCATACGCATTAGGCGAGCTGGAAAGGTGCTGTGTGGAAACGAAGCTTGGAGGGGTGAAACTAGATCGCCAATTTTTGGAATTCATCATGGTCGTGGGAAGGAGGCCTAAAGTACAGAGGATGCGTTAGCAAACTGATTTCCTCGCTGCTTGGCGAACAGCACCTTTGAGGTCATTATGTTGCacgccatcttctcctctcagATGATGCTTTGTGGCTATTACAAAAGCTACCACAAGTCTTAtcaccttctttttctcctccgtCAGATTATTTCTGCTTATTTGAATTTCTGCAGCCCCAttggatggtgaaggaagcGAGACAGCAACCCAAATATTGCGTGAAAGATTGCGTGCAGTAGATATCAGGCAAGTAAAATCCTTGCGACCCTCGGCATAACGCTCATAAGCTGATGAGTTCCTttgtttttattttttatcAGTTTGTTCTCAGCCTCATCTGGCTATGGATATGCAAAGCATTAACTGACCTAAACACAAGCAATAATCCCACCACGACACTCAGAAGAGGTACCACATTGTTCGTTAGCCCTACTTCTTTATCCCACCACAGGCTTGCAGCGGCGACACCAGCCGAGAACAACGTCACAGTCAAGACCGGACCTAGTACAATGGGCAAAATAGAAGACTTGTATACAACAATATCTGGAAGCCATGATAGTTTT from Cryptococcus neoformans var. neoformans B-3501A chromosome 4, whole genome shotgun sequence includes:
- a CDS encoding hypothetical protein (HMMPfam hit to UPF0187, Uncharacterised protein family (UPF0187), score: 13.7, E(): 6e-11), coding for MPSPNSSPKGTSSTKKKHAPTSAISTLGSTIALPLNTLTSLLTLQNAEDSKPRLSKLSWLPDIVVYKSSILPIVLGPVLTVTLFSAGVAAASLWWDKEVGLTNNVVPLLSVVVGLLLVFRNSSAYERYAEGRKDFTCLISTARNLSRNIWVAVSLPSPSNGAAEIQISRNNLTEEKKKVIRLVVAFVIATKHHLRGEDGVQHNDLKGLLPTTMMNSKNWRSSFTPPSFVSTQHLSSSPNAYDDHEIDEETSLGLVSSSPIVAPGQSGSSNRWRTANNSSSHGRVSAALKEGPCVGTGLKRRPTAIRIIVADHDANGKRSGLFSGNREENGKVDERTPMIKTRVKSGPLISLGEPGGAEIGLGKMVQLGLPLIIAHEISRSIFKFRRMGCLETGGPAGLNSLQAAVSSMIDQLGSMERIVQTPLPYVFCVHLKQVVSLYLFILPFTLVDAMGWKMVFIMFCISMTFMGVEGIAAMIEQPFGTDPSDLNLDLYCTELLCECEGLIECLSEGDEGDMPIYSRPIIVDQATVDLSADDREDD